The Setaria viridis chromosome 2, Setaria_viridis_v4.0, whole genome shotgun sequence DNA window TCATTGATATGTGAGAGAGATTGACCCGTAATTACTCTTGGTGACTGATTGATGGAAACACGTCAATTTGGGTTACTGATAAACTTGTAATGTCATTCAACGTCAGCGTCCAAACAACGACCAATTCAATGAATCACATCAAAAGTTGTTTGTAAGAAACTTAGGCACGCAAGCACTTGTTGCCGACATACTTACTCCACGGCCAAGATTTGTTAGTAAGCATTCATATATTCACGGCAGAACTAACTGGCCTATAAAAATTGCCTATTTCACATCGGTCATCCACTTGGAAACTGAAATGTGAGTAGCTAGAAGCTAGATTTCTTCTAGATGAATTCACTCCACAGGAGCACCTTCCATGATTAAGAATGAGAGAGGTGCCAGGTTGGATTTTATAGGAACTCCTATCAACTTTAGCTAAGTATTCATATGAAGATAGATTTTTTTAAATGTAAATGTAATACTATTATGCTATCTTTCTGCTGCACTTTGCTTTTGGTAAGAATCTGCAGTTGCAATGGAAACAACAATTTGCAGCTGACAAGTAGCATTGTTACTTGCTATGACCGTTAATACCAGAATAAGTGAAATATATGTGTTAATTCATACTTGTTGGTATAACGCAACCCAACATTGTCGGGGGACAGAAGTCAATCATTCCTCTTGTTGTTCAATGGACGCTAACTTTCGGGTAGCTACCAAAGCATTATGGAAGCATGGAAGTTAGGCTCTTAGACAGTTGACATGGATAGTAGGAGAATGTAGAAAAAGATTAGAGTATTTAGTTTATAATTTTCATCTACCTAATGGTACATAAAAATTAAAACACATTTCTTCACAACTTTCTGTTAAGAATTATTTTCAGTTTTCACGCTTAGTAGAATTCGCACAAATTGAGCATAGAAGCGCCGATGCCTTTATATACAAATATTTTGGTGTACCTAGGATCAAATTTGTGTGTGTCTGTGTGTTTGGGGGGGCGGGGCGCTTAGTTCTGGTCTGCTTTCCCCAAAGGTTATCTCATCCCATCTGCAAATATTGATGTATATAAGTGTGCATGCACATTCTATGCGGTTTCTTCAGAATGTGTTGTCATGTGAACCTTTGCTTCAAAATCAAACAATCCTCCAGTATTTCTTGATTGttgtaaaaaaaatgttctgCCTCAGTAGGCAAATTTGTGTAACGACCAGTTACTTTTGTTGAAGAATTACACTGAATATATTTTCCGATGACTAAATCCATATTGCCTTGATTTCTTCTGACAGGGATTGTTTTAGTGTGGAGGTTTTCCCAGACAGATACAATGCATCTGCGATGGGAGATAGAAGACAGCTCCGTGCTCGTGTACAGTTTCCTTGAAGCTAATGCTGGTAGGAGTTTCTAGTTTATTGACAGATAGATCTTTTCTTAGTTGTTGATCCCAGCAAGAAATGGCTGTCCTTGCCGGTTCTTTCGCTTTTAGGTGTTCGTAGGTAGGAAAAACATGCACAGCATCATGGATCATTGACACTTGTTATGGACAATGATGCTGAGATTGTTGCCATTTGTTAGAGAACAATGTCAATGCGAACAAGAAAGCATATAATTGTTTGTTCAATAATTCCTGCTGCTTATTCTTTCCTCATCCCCCACTCCTTGTTCTCTGTGTTCTTGGATAAAGTATAACCTGCATTTGTGCCTGTGTCTTTTGGGCAGGAAAAGCATGGCTCGGGACCAACCGTGTCAAGCGCGCTTTGGAGTGGCTGACTAGAGTGTGCAGTAAGCCGTATGCTCGCTCCAGCCTCCAGTGCCCGAGGCAAGCATTACTGTGTGTCTATGAGCAGTCATGCCGAGAGCAGCGCTCTATTATGGTGATGCTGGTGCTACCTGAAGCCTAATGTACTGGACTATTGATTGCTTTCCTTCTACACTCTAAACTGAAAATAACTGTATGAGCAAAGGAAGTTTAGTGTACTTTCAAGATGTTGATATGATGCATATACAGATGTTATTATTGATGAAGCTAATGTGAGTTTCACATGTTATTTTTTGTCATCCATGCAAAATGAATCATAATTTGTCAGCAAAAAGGCGAGACGGGCTCTAATTGgctaaggccatgtttagttacctcccaactcccaactttgacactatgcaaaaagaagattccccatcacatcaaatttgcggtacatgcatggagtactaaatgtagacgaaattaaaaactaattgcacagtattgttgtactttgcgagacgaatcttttgagtctaattagtcaatatttggacaataattcacaaatacaaacgacacgctacagtgtgctacagtgctggcacagtaatttggcacctcagCCAACTAAACGAGACCTAACTTTGAATGTAAGTGGGCCTAAAAAATTGGCCTATAAACTAACTTTTCCGAACGCTTTCCTCTTCCGCCCACAACTCTTAATCATGTGAACAAATTGCAAGGGCCATATGCAATACGAATGTATAGATCCAGCCCATATCGAAGCCCACTCTGTTGATCTCGCTCGCACTCTCTCATCCCCTCCCTTGAACCCTTGCGCCCACACGACGACCCGCAGCGCAGCCGTAGGAGgtgagaaggcggcggcgccggcgccggcgaggaaaTCAAGGAAGCCGAAACCATGGTGGTCCGGATCCGGCTGGCGCGGTTCGGGTGCCGGAACCGGCCCTTCTACCGAGTGATGGCCGCCGACAGCCGCTCCCCGCGCGACGGCAAGCACCTCGAGGTCCTCGGCTACTACAACCCGCTGCCAGGTTAGGTTACGCTACtgccctccttcctctctcttgcCGCGTGCCCTCGAATGCCCCCGTAAGATTGATTGATCCGTTTATTTACCGGCTCAAGAACCATTTTCTGCAGCTGTTGCTGACCAGCTTAGTTTTCTCCCCCATTGATTGTGCGTGCGTCCTCGTCTTGTAACGCTGTTTCAGATGGGGAGAGTAGTGAAATACGGTTATATGTGCTTTGAGGAGTATAGCTGTGACTGAATACCTGATAAAAGCTGTGTGTTTTTCTTGTTGCTGTGTGCAGGGCAGGATGGTGGCAAGAGGATGGGTCTGAAATTCGACCGGGTGAAGTACGTTTCACTTGCTCGCCATTTGTGTGTCTTGTTTATTACTTTAGCGGAATCTTGTGTATTGCAGCTATTACTGTGACTAGTATAACGTAGTTTAAAGAAGAGTTGTTAACAGGGGCCTGATTCCCACAAGATGTTTAAACTAAATGTGTGATTGATTTCGAAAGACGTACATAAGATTTACTTGGAGACTAGTTTAGACGTTCGGTTGGATTAGTGTTTTGGTTTCATGCTTAAGTTGAGGTTAGATCATACCATTTTGGATGTTGGGAAGGTGGGGAAAATGGTAGAGTTTGTGTGGTCTGAGGTGATTCTGTCTGCTAGTTAATTCGTAGTGCCAATTGCAAAGGATTGTTGTACTTACCTCTCTCTGAGAAGATTTTTAATAGGAAAATTATTGAAGAAGATAGGTAAAGAAATTAAGATGGAGCTGTGGAATGTGTAAGATGTTCATGGTAGCATAACTAGAGGGATAATACCACCTGCCCTGTATTATCTAcctttccccttttttttagCATTTTGGCAAGAACCAAGCAACCTTACTGACGTTGATTTCTTCTTTGATCAAGTTACTTCCAAGATATATGCTGTGCTGTTATCCTTTCCTGCTTTGAAGGCTATGTAACAAAGTATAACTTTCTTCCGGCATAGGTATTGGCTGTCAGTTGGGGCACAACCATCAGATCCAGTTCAGCGCATTCTCTTTCGGGCTGGACTCCTTCCCCCACCTCCAATGCTTGCCATGACTCCTAAGGGTGGGCCTCGTGATAGGCGCCCCATTCATCCAATGACTGGAAAACCCTTAGATCTTGAGGGTATCACAATAGTTGACTCCGATGCTCCTGAGGGCGATGCTGAAGAACATAAAGATGAAGTGGCTTCATAAATCTTATCTTTTAGCATTTGAAAATGATGCTAAATTTCTATTTTAGCATTTATGTAGTGGTACTGCAAGAGAAAACTTGTTTGTTGTGCTTCTGACAAGACTGAGTACTCCTATGATGTGGCAAACTTTTAGACATGTAATGTTTCATCCATTTTGTTCTAAAAAAATGGCAGGACCGTTGTTTTTCCTCCTAAATACAGTGCTATTGTGTGCATCTGTAGCTCTCATCCTGTTGTACCATCCTGCATTTGCTAAACAAGGTTCGCCTCTGCAATGGATTACGTGTGACATTGCGCCTTGATGAATTTTTTATGATCACTTTCTGTATTCTTAAATTGAGACTATTAGCTTGTATATTGTTTATGATATCAAACGTAGATACACGTCTGAGATGACTTGGAAGGTAGGCACTGCGGAGTGCAGAGCCAGCATAAGTTTGCTAGATCCTGTATGATCTATTCTCTGTGTGACCCAATCAGGCTGATGCTTCACCTGATCCAATCGCAAAGTTCATGCCTGGAATATATAGATGCATCTCTGTAGATCATTGTGCCCGTTTGTTGACGCTGACGCTTTCTTATGTGATTCTTTCCTTGTACAGTAGTTCTTACCGATACAAAGGCATGTTTGCCTCCTGAAGCATCTTCTCAGGATTCTATCGTAGATTCATAGGCTATGTGATGAAAATTACATACCATTTTGAAATGGCATATACTTTGATTCCAGTAATTATAATTCCTCAATGAGATAGTTGCTGATAATTCCATTTTAGTCCAAGTGAATTGCATTAACAAGTAGGAAATTCAGAATCTTGAACTCTTGATGCTGCGATACTCTGGCATTAGTAATGCTAACTCAAGATCTTGTTTCTGCATGCAATGAAAAAGAATGTTTATCTGCATGTCCATGTATAGTACTGACAATCGCATCCTGTACAAGTTAGAGACAAAAGTTCATTGCTAAGTAATGTTCAGGCTGTAGACACCAAAGATTGGTTCAGACCGGCAAAAGCAAAACAAAGTATATCTGGCCAGGAATTAAGGCATATACACAGTCACAAGCATTACCGGCATGGGCCTAGGCCAAGTAACTCATGTTAACATCATCAGCTTGCATCATCGCAAAAGGTATTTCTTCTTTCCCAGGCCACCCCATCCATGCGACATGCTAAACCAAGGTCACCAAGAAAAGCTTTCTCCGCAGCACTTGCCTTACCTTTAAATCTCTCAAGGATGCCCCAAATGTCTTCCCCTTTCTCCGTCCGATCCACATCAGTTGCCGCATTTATTGCCATAGCCAAATCAGTAGCATGGGAGAACCACCAAGAAGTTGCAATCTATGGCTGCTTGTTCTTTTAGTGTTCGCGCGATGGTGCCATGCTTCAATGGCCATGACGTTCACGGTCTCGAACTACTGCCCCCACCCGATCTGGCCGGGGACGCTCGCCGGCTCCGGCACGCCGCAGCTGTCCACGACGGGATTCAAGCTAGAACCCGGGCAGACGGTCCAgctcgcggcgccggcggggtggTCGGGGCGGATATGGGCGCGGACGGGGTGCGTGTTCGACGCCGACGGCGCGGGCGTCTGCAACACAGGCGACTGCGGCGGGCGGTTGGagtgccgcggcgccggcgcgacgccgccggcgacgctgtTCGAGGTCACTCTGGACGGGAGCGGCGGCCAGGACTTCTACGACGTGAGCCTCGTCGACGGCTACAACCTGCCCGTCGTCGCGATCCCGCGGGCGCGCACAGGCGGCGCCTGCAACGCCACCGGCTGCATGGCCGACCTCAACCGCTGTGAGTGCCACTCCCATGCGCCGGTGAAAATGCATTGCCACCGGCCGGCATCTGACTAACCATGGCTTTAATTTTGTGTTCTCCGTCGATGGTGATCGGCCGGCAGCGTGCCCGAAGGAGCTGCAGGtggactgcggcggcggcgcgatcgCGTGCCGGAGCGCGTGCGAGGCGTTCGGGCAGGACAGGTACTGCTGCAGCGGCTCGTACGCGACGCCCGACGCGTGCCACCCGACGGTGTACTCCTCCATCTTCAAGTCGGCCTGCCCGCGCGCGTACAGCTACGCCTACGACGACAGCACCAGCACCTTCACCTGCAAAGCCTCCGACTACACCATCGCCTTCTGCCTCCCGACCTCCGGGTAATTCAATTGTTAAACAACAAACCTGCCATTGACGATCCATTTCCAATGCATGACAATACGAATGTAATAGCTTTCGTTGTTCGGACTTGTGTCGTCAGGATAAAGAAGTCGGATGCCGTGTTTCTCGGAGCACAGATGGACGGCCAGAGCACCGACGGCGCCAACAATGCGCTGCCGGTGTACAACGGTGGCAACAATGCGCCGCCGGTTTACAGCAACGGTGGTTTCCAGCCGCCGATTTAcaactacggcggcggcggagggggccgtCAACCAGCGATGGCGGCCTCGTCGGCGAGCACAATATACATCCGGCCACGGCTCCTGCTACTGCTAGTGCTCGCCTTCTTTTTCTGACGGCGCTCGGTTGGTCTTGTTCACGCATGCATGATTCATGTCGATCACGAGAAAGGTGAAGCTGAAGCTTCTCGAAGAGGTGGGTGAAGAAATGGAAGATCTGAGCGCAGATGAACATAGGGACAGCAGGCATGGATCAATGTAGAGATCCGAGAAGAGACTGAAGAATGAATTATTTTCTGGCATTTGGCTACCATACCTTGTGCATTTGCAGAATTGTAGTTGTAAAATTGACTGTCCAGCTAGTGGACTAGATTCTAGTGAACATAAGGAAAAATTGTTGCTTGCAACTAAAAGCATCTCTAAGAGTGCCCAAAAATTAGAGTCCCCAAAACCTGGTTTTTGGACTTGCCAAAAACCATTGGGAGCAGAAAAAAAGACTTCCTCTCCAACAGTTTTTAATAATTAGTTCCCAAAAAAATGAATTCCTGCCACATCATCTACTTATGGACCAGCTGTTGATATTTCTTCGCAAGAACTACCAAACGAACCACGCGAGATTCCGTCAACAAAGAACAGAATGCCTTGAGCCCTTGACCCAGTGCTGTGTCCCTGTAAAAGGTCTCAAGGACGATGTGCCGGAGTAGATATCCAACGCCTAGACTAGAAGAACTCTGCAAGTGAAAAGGATGACGCCCTAGGCAGGCACTGATCATGGCCTTGTCCTCCATCAAAGAAAAACAACGCGGGCAGGTGCCGGCGGCAACTGCAAACTGCGGCGAAGCAGCACTCGATGAGTGAAATTGATCCTGACGGCGGAACTCGACAAGAACGCAGCGGAAGATGATGAGACCGTCGGCCTTGCGGCGACGTCACCTGCGATGGTTGGAGAGGCCGATGGGCCGACGGAGAACAGGGCATGAGCCGTCGGCGCCAGCGTAGAAAAATTGGAGGGCGCAGAGGGGAAATTGTGCGCTACCGGAGAGAAAACGCGAGGAAGAAACGTTGGCGCGCATTGGATCGATTTCGTGGATCGGGAACGAGCGCGAGCGGGCCAAATATGGCTCCAGCTGGCTCTAGTATTAGGCGCGTAAAAAATTAGCCTTCAGATTGGGCCACTGTTGGAGGCGTTGTATCCATTCACAAAACTGAGTTTTGGACGTAATATTTGTCACTCTTGGAGATGCTATAACGGCTAGGTTCGAGCAAGGCCGCTCCATAATGTGGTCTTGCAGTAAAAGACGACCCCATATCCCTTATCAGAGTCCTGTTATACTTGCGTGGATTGTATCACAGTTTGACTCATCTATATCCCTCCAACGGAACCATAGACCCCCAAGCACACCGTGGTCTTGACTCTTAAGCCTatgtttacttttttttaacaCAACGCAAACCCTTACATAA harbors:
- the LOC117846362 gene encoding small ribosomal subunit protein bS16m/bS16c, coding for MVVRIRLARFGCRNRPFYRVMAADSRSPRDGKHLEVLGYYNPLPGQDGGKRMGLKFDRVKYWLSVGAQPSDPVQRILFRAGLLPPPPMLAMTPKGGPRDRRPIHPMTGKPLDLEGITIVDSDAPEGDAEEHKDEVAS
- the LOC117846361 gene encoding pathogenesis-related thaumatin-like protein 3.5 encodes the protein MGEPPRSCNLWLLVLLVFARWCHASMAMTFTVSNYCPHPIWPGTLAGSGTPQLSTTGFKLEPGQTVQLAAPAGWSGRIWARTGCVFDADGAGVCNTGDCGGRLECRGAGATPPATLFEVTLDGSGGQDFYDVSLVDGYNLPVVAIPRARTGGACNATGCMADLNRSCPKELQVDCGGGAIACRSACEAFGQDRYCCSGSYATPDACHPTVYSSIFKSACPRAYSYAYDDSTSTFTCKASDYTIAFCLPTSGIKKSDAVFLGAQMDGQSTDGANNALPVYNGGNNAPPVYSNGGFQPPIYNYGGGGGGRQPAMAASSASTIYIRPRLLLLLVLAFFF